The following are encoded in a window of Oncorhynchus mykiss isolate Arlee chromosome 11, USDA_OmykA_1.1, whole genome shotgun sequence genomic DNA:
- the LOC110535619 gene encoding zinc-binding protein A33, with translation MTTSIPVPKLLMDILEELGENDLKRFQWYMIQNKFESCPSIPSSQLQNAKKEETVDMLVRTYGENMAVDVTLDILRRMKNNHLADQLTEAWKERIKISPSVAPSEKMASRSSLPEEDLSCPVCGEIFERPLILSCSHSFCKECLEKTWKKTTSRDCPLCRSTSSIELPNLALKNLCESFLQKTEKRAHTSLDEVSFQTGLKPLEEKLKDFKKIQQICAQTTKHIKSQARNTERQIEEEFEKLYQFLRQEEKARIAAVGEEEQQKIQMMKKIEEMTRGTLSLSDTIRDIEELRTEDISLVQNYKAMIEKTQRTLPNPKFLSGALINVAKHLGNLQFRIWEKMQGIIKHTPVILDPNTAAPWLSLSDDLTSVSQKWQQQPMNLERFENYQIVLGSEGFSSGKHSWEVEVGDHPLWDMGVAEESIERKKNLTVSPECGIWAIWLRNSKYIAGVGGILPLQRRPQRIKVQLDYDSGEVSFYDSKYMTHIYTYKDIKFKERMYPYCMVGPSSNATNPDIKICQSEVSLTILSQ, from the exons ATGACAACATCTATTCCTGTCCCTAAGCTGCTGATGGACATTCTGGAAGAGCTGGGTGAAAATGACCTGAAAAGATTTCAGTGGTACATGATTCAGAACAAGTTTGAAAGCTGTCCCTCCATCCCATCAAGTCAACTGCAGAATGCAAAGAAGGAGGAAACAGTGGATATGCTGGTGCGGACCTATGGAGAGAATATGGCTGTGGATGTCACACTGGATATCCTACGTAGAATGAAAAACAATCATCTTGCTGACCAGTTAACTGAAG CTTGGAAGGAGCGTATAAAGATCTCTCCGTCAGTGGCACCATCTGAGAAAATGGCTTCCAGATCGTCTCTCCCAGAGGAGGATCTCTCTTGTCCTGTGTGTGGTGAAATCTTTGAGCGTCCTCTCATCCTGTCCTGTAGCCACAGCTTCTGTAAAGAATGTCTGGAGAAGACCTGGAAAAAGACCACATCTCGGGACTGTCCACTTTGCAGGAGCACATCTTCGATCGAATTACCTAACCTGGCTTTGAAGAACTTGTGTGAGTCCTTCttacagaagactgaaaagagagCTCATACGAGTTTG GATGAAGTCTCATTCCAGACTGGCCTAAAGCCCCTTGAGGAGAAGCTGAAGGACTTTAAGAAAATTCAACAAATCTGTGCTCAAACAACTAAACACATTAAG AGCCAGGCCCGGAACACAGAGAGGCAGATTGAGGAGGAGTTTGAGAAGCTTTACCAGTTTCTACGACAGGAAGAGAAGGCCAGGATAGCTGCAGTGGGGGAGGAAGAGCAGCAGAAGATTCAGATGATGAAGAAGATTGAAGAGATGACCAGGGGTACATTATCACTTTCAGACACAATCAGAGATATAGAGGAGCTGCGAACTGAAGACATCTCATTGGTGCAG AACTACAAGGCCATGATAGAAAA GACCCAGCGCACACTGCCCAATCCAAAGTTCCTCTCAGGAGCACTGATAAATGTAGCCAAACACCTGGGCAACCTGCAGTTCAGAATCTGGGAGAAGATGCAGGGGATCATCAAACACA CTCCCGTGATTCTGGACCCCAACACTGCCGCCCCTTGGCTTTCTCTGTCTGACGATCTGACCAGTGTGAGTCAAAAATGGCAGCAGCAACCTATGAACCTAGAAAGGTTTGAGAATTATCAAATTGTACTGGGCTCTGAAGGGTTCAGCTCAGGAAAGCACAgctgggaggtggaggtgggggaccATCCTCTCTGGGATATGGGTGTGGCCGAAGAGTCCATCGAGAGGAAGAAAAATCTGACTGTGTCACCAGAATGTGGAATCTGGGCTATTTGGTTGAGGAACAGCAAGTACATAGCAGGAGTAGGTGGGATCCTCCCTCTGCAGAGGAGACCCCAGAGGATCAAAGTGCAGCTGGACTATGACAGTGGGGAGGTATCTTTCTACGACTCCAAATATATGACTCACATCTACACTTATAAAGACATTAAATTTAAAGAGAGGATGTACCCATACTGTATGGTTGGACCCAGTAGTAATGCCACCAACCCTGATATAAAGATCTGCCAATCAGAGGTGTCTCTGACAATATTATCTCAGtga